CGGCCGTGTCCCCAAAGCCTGCCAGCGCGCACGTGCGGGCCGCGCGTTGCAGGGGGCTAGTAAACACGCCGGTGAACGTCATCCCCTTTAACCGCTCCCCGAGGCGACGCGCGTTGCGCTCACCGCGCTCGGTCAGCGGGAGGTCGGTCAGTCCCGTGTGCTGACCTGAGATGGTCCAGGCGGTCTCACCGTGCCTGGCAAGGTAGGTGACGGGAAGCATGTTGCTCATGACTCCCACGCATTGGCCTCCAGCTTCGCCTCCTGCGTCGGGGGTTGCTGGGGCCACCCCGGCAAGTCGGTGCCGCCCGTGATCAGCCGTGCGCCCCATTCAGCTGGACGGTACGCGCCTCAAGGTCGATGCGCGTGACATTACCCATGAGGACCTCAACGTGAGGGTGCCGGCGCAAGATCCCCCGAATTGGAGCCGCGATCTCCCCCGGAGACAGCGTCGTGGTCGCTACCTGATAGAGAAGCGGCTGAAAAGTGTGGTGGTTCTTGCGATCGATGACAATGACGTCGACCGGGTAGCGGGCCAGCGTTTGGGCCGCGGTGAGGCCTCCGAAGCCGGCCCCGACGATCACAACGCGGGCGCGGGGCATGAACGTGTCGCCTCTTTTCGGATCATGCGGGTTGTGCCCGCATCCGCCGGTACCGCCGGATCAGCTCGGTCGTCGAGCTGTCGTGGGCGTGGGCGGTTTCTGCAGGCGCGATGAGTTCTGGGATGATCCGCTGCGCGAGGACCTTGCCGAGCTCCACCCCCCACTGATCGAATGAGTCGATCTGCCAAATGGTCCCCTGCGTGAAGACGCTGTGCTCGTACAGCGCCACAAGCTTGCCCAGCGTCTCGGGCGTCAGCCGGTCGGCCAGGATGACGGTCGAGGGGCGGTTCCCCTCGAAGACGCGGTGCGGAACCAGCCAGTCGGGCGTGCCCTCGGCCGTCACCTGTTCGGCGGTCTTCCCGAAGGCCAGGGCCTCCGCCTGGGCCAGCATGTTCGCCATGAGGAGATCGTGGTGATGGTCGAGAGGGTTGAGTGGCTCGACGAACCCGATGAAATCGCAGGGGACGAGCTTCGTACCCTGATGGAGGAGCTGGTAGAAGGAATGCTGGCCGTTGGTCCCCGGCTCGCCCCAGTAGATGGGTCCCGTCTGATAGTCGATGCGCCTGCCGTCGACCATGGCGGACTTGCCGTTGCTCTCCATCGTCAACTGCTGCAAGTAGGCGGGGAAGCGCTTGAGGTACTGGTCGTAGGGGAGCACCGCAACGGTCTGCGCGCCGTAGAAGTTGTTATACCAGACGCCGAGCAGGCCGACCAGGACCGGAAGGTTGCGCTCGAAGGGCGCGGTCCGGAAATGCTCGTCCATGGCGTGGAAGCCCGCGAGCATGGACCGAAAGTGGTCCGGGCCGACGGCGATCATCGTCGACAGGCCGATCGCCGAGTCCAGGGAGTACCGTCCGCCGACCCAGTCCCAGAACCCAAACATGTTGGCGGTGTCGATGCCGAATGCGGCCACCTCGCGGGCATTGGTCGAGACGGCCACGAAATGCCGGGCCACCGCCTGTTCGTCACCGAGGGCGTGCAGTGTCCAGGCGCGCGCGGCCTTGGCGTTGGTGATCGTCTCGAGCGTGGTAAACGTCTTCGAGGAGACAACGAACAATGTCTCAGCCGGGTCGAGGTCGCGCGTCGCCTCGACGAAGTCGGTCCCGTCGATGTTCGAGACGAAGCGGAAGGTCATGTCGCGGCGGCTATACCATCGGAGCGCCTCATACGCCATCAGGGGACCCAGGTCGGACCCACCGATGCCGATGTTGATGATGTTCCGGATCGGCTTGCCGGTGTAGCCCCGCCAGGCGCCCGAACGGACGCGGTCGGCGAACCCCGCCATGCGGTCGAGTACGGCATGCACTTCCGGCACGGCGTCCTGCCCATCGACGATGATCGACTGTTGTTTCGGGGCGCGGAGGACGACGTGCAGCACGGCCCGGCGCTCGGTGACGTTGATCTTGTCGCCCCGGAACATCGCGTCGATCCGCTGCCGGAGCCCCGAGCTCTCCGCAAGGGCGAGCAGCAACCGCAGCGTATCGTCCGTGATGCGGTGTTTGGAATAATCGAGGTAGAGGCCGGCCCCCTCAACGCGCAGGCGCTCGCCGCGGCGAGGATCGGCGGCGAATAGGTCGCGGAGGTGATGGCCCCGTGTTTCAGCGTAGTTCGTCTCAAGCGCCGTCCAGGCAGGGCTGGAGGTCAGCACGATCGGTTCGGTCTTCATGGTCGCCTCTCTGTGTCAATGCATTTTCGGCCGCGGTCAACCTGCGTGCGCTACCGCACCGGACTTTTCGACGATACAGGAAAGGCTTCGTCGTGCAGGCTTGGCGTTCCGCCCGCGGGGAGACTCTTTCACCCGGATGTTCGGCTCGCCCTTCGGGCTGAGGCTCTTGTTGGGCGACGCGCGCTGCTAGACCGCGCCGGTCTCGCGACGCTCCAGCGCGGCATCGAGGCGCCGGGCCAATAGCGTTTCATGGCGAGCCCAGGCCGCCGCCACCGCGATCATGGCGATCAGGAAGGGGATCCCGCCGAGGATCCACATCACGGCCGCACCGGCGCGCTGATCGGCCAGCGGCGACCGGCCGGCGAGCAGGTTCGCCACTTCGTAATGCGGATACAGCAGGCGCGTGGACTGGTAGAGCGAGACGGCCAGGAAGACATTGGGAGGTCCGGCCACCATCAGATAGAGCAGGCGGAGCGGATGGCTCAGTCGCCAGCGGGATGGTTCGGCGGCGACGACCGGCATCCAAAAGAGGAGCGCCGCGCCGAGGTAGAGCGCGTGCTCGAGCATATGCACGAGCGGGCGCTCCAACGCCGCCTCAAATAGGGCCGAATAATGGGATCCCCACATCACCGCCGGGAAGGCGCCCCAGGTCAGTACAGGAAACTGTAGCATTTGGACGGCGGGATGGCGGAGGGTTCGGCCCAACGGGCGCTGCCACGACGCAGGCGCCGCGTGGCGCGCGACCGACAGCGGTGTCCCCAGGATCAACAGCGGCGCGGCGACAATCATCAATAACAAGTGCTGCACCATGTGGATCGCAAACCGGCGATCCGCGTACGCGTCCAGCGGCGGGGCGAGGGACGTCCACAGGATAAGCGCGCCTGAAACGAACGCCGCGATGCGCCACCGGGGAAATGGTCGCAGCACGTGCGTGGCGTTGTATCGACGGACTCCAACGAAGTATAGCAGGGTGACGGCTCCGCCGAGGGCAGTGAGCGGAAGGGAGGGTGCCGCCGCCATCAGTGGCCCCGACGCTCAGCGGTGCCAGCACCACGATCCGGCCCGTCCGGTTCGACTTCCTCGAAGCCCCCGGTGGCCGACCGGCGAAGGCGGACCCAGCGCCCGACGCGCGCGGATTCGGGAGCGCCCCCATTGAGGTCCCGGCAAATCCCGTACGTGAGGTATCCGGCGACCGGAGGGACGACCAGGAGCGCGACGCGCAGCCCCACCGTGATCCACTCCACCGGGACGCCAAAGAATCGGGCCAGGACGTCATTGCTCCCGGCCACAGTCAGGATGACGGCGAACGCCAGCACCCCGACGCCGACGCCGCTGCGCCAGGGCACGTCGCGCACCCGGTTCAGCAGGTGGTGGGGCGCATCGTCTCCTGTGATCCGATGCTCGATCAGCGGCCAGAGCAGAATCCCGGCGAAAAACGCCCCCGGGAACAGCACCCCCACGATGAAGATGCCCGGAATCAGGTGGCCGAACAACTGGATGTCTCCCCGCGGGGCTAGGCGGAGGATCCCCTCCAGCCACCCGATGTACCAGTCGGGCTGCGCGGGCGCGCTCGCCGTCGTGGGATTGTATGGGCCGTAAAGCCACACCGGGTTGACCTGAAACAAGCCTCCCAGCAGGGCGAGGATCGCGACGACCACTAGCGCCAGGCCTACCGATTTCATGGCGTAGTGCGGCCACAGCGGTGACCCGACGACCATTCGCTCGGTTCGTCCGGGTCCGGGGAAGAGCGTGTGCTTCTGATGCCAGACGATGGCCAGGTGGACACCGACCGCCGCGAACAGCAGGCCGGGCAGTAGCATGATATGCAGCACGAGCAGGCGCCCAATCACAATCGGGGTGGGGAACTCCCCCCCGAAGAAAAGGAAGGCCAGCCACGTCCCAACCAGCGGAATCGACAACACGACGGAGTAGGCGATCCGGATGCCCGTCCCGGAAAGCAGGTCGTCCGGGAGGGAGTAGCCCGTGAACCCCTCGAGCATGCCCAGGATGAGGAGCCCGGTCCCCACGAACCAATTGATCTCCCGCGGCCTTCGGAACGCGCCCGTGAAGAAAATCCGCAGCAGATGGACCACGATCGCAGCGACGAACACGAGCGCAGCCCAGTGGTGGATCTGGCGCATTACGAGTCCTGCGCGCACCTCGAAAGAAAGCCGGAGAACCGATGCGTACGCCGCGGACATCCGCACGCCGGCGAGCGGCGCGTACGGCCCGCTGTAGGTGACGTCCTGGCCAGACGCGGTGTAAAAGAGCGTCAGGAACGTCCCCGTGAGCACGAGCAGTACGAAACAATACAGGGCGATCTCCCCGAGCATGAACGCCCAGTGATCGGGGAACGCTTTGCGCAGCGCCCGTCGGGCGAAGGACGCCGCGCCCAATCGGTCGTCGAGCCACAAGACGAGCCGGCGTATCATGGCCGGTCCCAGAATCCAGGACCGACGGGTTCCTGGAAGTCGGCGCGGGCCCGCAGCACGCCGTCGGCCCGGGCCTCGAGCGGCAGTTGCGGCAGCGGCCGTGACGCAGGCCCGAACACCGGCGTGGCGCCGCTGAGCACGTCGAATGTGGACTGGTGACAGGGGCACAGCAACTGGTGCGTGCTGGCATCGTAGAGCCCGACCGGGCAGCCCGCGTGCGTGCAGATCTTCGAGAAGGCGACGACGCCGTCCGGCGCCCACGCCAGCCGTCCGGGGCGCAACTGCAGACTACCCGGCTCCACACGGATCAGCAGCACCTGTGAAACCGGGGAGCCGACGAATCCCTCCGGGAAGACTGTGACCACCGAACCGACTTCTAGATCGCGAACGCTGACGGGATGGCCCTCGTTATCGACGACCCTAGCGCCGGCACTCCACTGGGTGTGAAATAACGATCGGCCTGGGCCGGGTCCCAGTGACCTGATCGGAAACAGCGCCGCGAGGCCGAGCGCGCCGAGTGCGCCAATCAACAACCGGGAGAGGGCCGTGCGGCGGGTCAACTGGCGCCCGCCCATCTGGAGCGCAGTTTCAGCGGCGGCACGCATGCCGGGCGGCGACGGCTCGGGCTCCCGTTCCTCGCTGATTTCCTCAGGGATGAGCAGATCCCTCGCCCACAAAATGATCCCCGCGCCAAGCGTTCCGAGCGAGACGGCCAGGAGCGCGCCTTCCAGTTGTGGCTGTCCCCCGACGGCGTAGACCGCGGTGAGAGCCAGGCTCGCCAGGATGGAGAGGATGAACGCCGTCCCGACCAGGCGCCCATGTCCGTTCGCGGCGGGGCGTCCTGGCGAAGCATTGCCGGTGGCCCGCGGCTGCCGTCTCACCCCGTCCATCCTACTCCTCCTTGCGCCTTACGTGGTCGTGCCAATGAGCCGGATGGCCACGACCATCAGACCGAGACCGAGCAGCCACGCGACGAATCCCTCGATGACCGGGCCTTCGTGCCCCAGGCTCAGGCCTCCGGGATCCGGGGCATGCCTGAGGAAGACCACGTAGCGCACCAGGGCGTCGAGGTCACCGGCATCGATGATCTGCCTGCCGAACTTCGGCATCGGCCCGGGCCCGATCCGGATGGCTTCTGCGATCTGGGTCGGGGTGGCCTCGTGCAGGGACGGCGCCACCTGACCCTGTGCGACCGCCGCCCCTTGGCCGTCCGCGCCGTGGCAGGGGGCGCAGTTTTCGCCGAACAACTGCCCGCCGCGTGCGAAGCTCCCCCGCTCGGGGCGCACGGTCGGAATGGGCGGGCCGCCCGGTCCAAGCGAGACGATATACGCAACGAGCGCGTCGTTCTCAGCGCGCGAGAATCTCGGGGGTTGCCGTAGCGTCGGCTGGTTGGGATCCGCCATGGGCATCCGCCCGGTGGTGAGCATGAAATCCACCGCGGCGGCGCCGACGCCGATCAACGGGAGGGCCTGAGGTGTGCCGGTTCCCCCGAGTCCATGGCAACTCGAGCAGTGCGTGACGTACAACACTTCCCCCCGCCCGCCGGCCGGCCCTTGGGGCGACGTGGTAAGCGGGGCCGCAGGCGTCACGCCCGCGCAGAGCGTGATCCCCAGCCCTGTCGCCAGCCACAGGCCCAGCATCCACGCACTGCGTTTCCCCACGACTTCGCGCACCCCGGTCGTCAGCGAACCAGGTACACGGTCGCGAAGACTCCGACCCAAACCGTGTCCACAAAGTGCCAGTAGTACGCCACGGCGTCCGGACCCGACCGGTCACTACCGCGATACGCCCCTTGAGCGATTCGCGCCACCACCCCTCCCAGCAAAATGAGCCCGACGAGCAGATGCAGCGCGTGAAACCCCGTCAGCGCGAAGAAGATCGTGCCGTAGGCGTGCGTGCTCACGGAAAACGGCGATGCCGCCCACTCCGAGAACTTCCATCCCATGAAGGCGGTGCCCATGGCGGCGGTCAACAGGATGT
This portion of the bacterium genome encodes:
- a CDS encoding FAD-dependent oxidoreductase, translated to MPRARVVIVGAGFGGLTAAQTLARYPVDVIVIDRKNHHTFQPLLYQVATTTLSPGEIAAPIRGILRRHPHVEVLMGNVTRIDLEARTVQLNGAHG
- the pgi gene encoding glucose-6-phosphate isomerase; the encoded protein is MKTEPIVLTSSPAWTALETNYAETRGHHLRDLFAADPRRGERLRVEGAGLYLDYSKHRITDDTLRLLLALAESSGLRQRIDAMFRGDKINVTERRAVLHVVLRAPKQQSIIVDGQDAVPEVHAVLDRMAGFADRVRSGAWRGYTGKPIRNIINIGIGGSDLGPLMAYEALRWYSRRDMTFRFVSNIDGTDFVEATRDLDPAETLFVVSSKTFTTLETITNAKAARAWTLHALGDEQAVARHFVAVSTNAREVAAFGIDTANMFGFWDWVGGRYSLDSAIGLSTMIAVGPDHFRSMLAGFHAMDEHFRTAPFERNLPVLVGLLGVWYNNFYGAQTVAVLPYDQYLKRFPAYLQQLTMESNGKSAMVDGRRIDYQTGPIYWGEPGTNGQHSFYQLLHQGTKLVPCDFIGFVEPLNPLDHHHDLLMANMLAQAEALAFGKTAEQVTAEGTPDWLVPHRVFEGNRPSTVILADRLTPETLGKLVALYEHSVFTQGTIWQIDSFDQWGVELGKVLAQRIIPELIAPAETAHAHDSSTTELIRRYRRMRAQPA
- a CDS encoding cytochrome c oxidase assembly protein gives rise to the protein MAAAPSLPLTALGGAVTLLYFVGVRRYNATHVLRPFPRWRIAAFVSGALILWTSLAPPLDAYADRRFAIHMVQHLLLMIVAAPLLILGTPLSVARHAAPASWQRPLGRTLRHPAVQMLQFPVLTWGAFPAVMWGSHYSALFEAALERPLVHMLEHALYLGAALLFWMPVVAAEPSRWRLSHPLRLLYLMVAGPPNVFLAVSLYQSTRLLYPHYEVANLLAGRSPLADQRAGAAVMWILGGIPFLIAMIAVAAAWARHETLLARRLDAALERRETGAV
- a CDS encoding cytochrome bc complex cytochrome b subunit, with translation MIRRLVLWLDDRLGAASFARRALRKAFPDHWAFMLGEIALYCFVLLVLTGTFLTLFYTASGQDVTYSGPYAPLAGVRMSAAYASVLRLSFEVRAGLVMRQIHHWAALVFVAAIVVHLLRIFFTGAFRRPREINWFVGTGLLILGMLEGFTGYSLPDDLLSGTGIRIAYSVVLSIPLVGTWLAFLFFGGEFPTPIVIGRLLVLHIMLLPGLLFAAVGVHLAIVWHQKHTLFPGPGRTERMVVGSPLWPHYAMKSVGLALVVVAILALLGGLFQVNPVWLYGPYNPTTASAPAQPDWYIGWLEGILRLAPRGDIQLFGHLIPGIFIVGVLFPGAFFAGILLWPLIEHRITGDDAPHHLLNRVRDVPWRSGVGVGVLAFAVILTVAGSNDVLARFFGVPVEWITVGLRVALLVVPPVAGYLTYGICRDLNGGAPESARVGRWVRLRRSATGGFEEVEPDGPDRGAGTAERRGH
- a CDS encoding Rieske (2Fe-2S) protein produces the protein MDGVRRQPRATGNASPGRPAANGHGRLVGTAFILSILASLALTAVYAVGGQPQLEGALLAVSLGTLGAGIILWARDLLIPEEISEEREPEPSPPGMRAAAETALQMGGRQLTRRTALSRLLIGALGALGLAALFPIRSLGPGPGRSLFHTQWSAGARVVDNEGHPVSVRDLEVGSVVTVFPEGFVGSPVSQVLLIRVEPGSLQLRPGRLAWAPDGVVAFSKICTHAGCPVGLYDASTHQLLCPCHQSTFDVLSGATPVFGPASRPLPQLPLEARADGVLRARADFQEPVGPGFWDRP
- a CDS encoding c-type cytochrome; amino-acid sequence: MGKRSAWMLGLWLATGLGITLCAGVTPAAPLTTSPQGPAGGRGEVLYVTHCSSCHGLGGTGTPQALPLIGVGAAAVDFMLTTGRMPMADPNQPTLRQPPRFSRAENDALVAYIVSLGPGGPPIPTVRPERGSFARGGQLFGENCAPCHGADGQGAAVAQGQVAPSLHEATPTQIAEAIRIGPGPMPKFGRQIIDAGDLDALVRYVVFLRHAPDPGGLSLGHEGPVIEGFVAWLLGLGLMVVAIRLIGTTT